The Corythoichthys intestinalis isolate RoL2023-P3 chromosome 19, ASM3026506v1, whole genome shotgun sequence nucleotide sequence tgcaactggaacagtaactgaataaacacaaaacatgACGTTTGATtagtttgttatttatatccgTAGCACTGCAAAGCATGCTATGAGgcatgtgttacctattaacccaaataaataaacaaataaaccgcactggactataagccgcaggattcaaaatgaaggaataaagtagcggcttatagtccgacgaTTACGGTATTAatctgttgtgttttgcatgctgttattGAACGCACCATGTGACGAGAGAGGGAGGTGCGGTAGAGTTTTTACTATTTtacatgttgttgttggcgttggCTACGGTTGACAGTAgcagtgttgtgttgcacaagttctgaaataaattattaaaacccTGACagagctggcgacttccttgccgatgttataataataataaataatcggaaatattttttattgtatGTATATTTTGTTGTCACCTTAAAGTTTAGAGACTGGGAAATGGAGAAGaccggccatattgtcgagccagtttacTCACGTGCATACCACGTTCAGATTTTTCGATCATTTCCCTCTTAATTTTAATGGTAAGCATTAacttgtttccttttttttttcccaccgtcttgggacccatgttgatttctctcacaagaaaatctgctgtgcgtccatcttgcgggaaaacaatgaaattgtgacactgtcataaatcgtatttcgagcctgagtcaaattttacgtcggatgtcgaaaggatcctaTGTCGATGCACCACTGCGTTGCGTTTTCCTACCAAGAAAATTGTACcaacattttgagaaaagttTGCAGTGAGCTAAAACGTCACAATGGGATTTGTGTTTGAGGTGACGGGCGCTTGCTGTCTCTTCCTTGCTGGCAAAGTTGAGGAAACGCCTAAAAAGTGTAAAGACATCATCAAGACGGCTCGCAGTTTGCTGAACGACGTTCAGTTTGCTCAGTTCGGAGACGACCCCAAGGTCTGCTTAAAAATCAGTTTACCTTCATTTGTGGAAAAATGTCCATCAAAATGTACTGTTCTTACGTGTTTCAGGAGGAGGTGATGGTATTGGAACGAATTCTGCTGCAGACCATCAAGTTCGACCTGCAGGTGGAGCACCCGTACATGTTCCTGCTGCGATACGTCAAGCAGCTCAAAGGTTCGATCACAACACAATAATTACGCTGCTTGTTCGATGTGAACTATTGACGTCGGCTTTCTTTTGTTATGAAAGGGGAGAAGAATAAAGTGTGCAAGGTTCTCCAGATGGCTTGGACCTTCGTCAACGACAGGTGAGCCTCTTGACACGTGATCGCATTTCGAATTCTGAGCTAGAATGGCAGGAGTCTTTAAACGAGTAACATTTTTTGTCTTGAAAAAAGTCCAAATATTTAGACCATAGTGTGATTAATTCAAGAGAACTGGTGTTTTTTATGAAACACCTATCGTAATGTCTGCCAAAATAAAAGTGctagtgttatgaaaaagtttTATTGTTGGTGGGAAAAATCATATTAGCAAAAGTGCTGATTAGTTTCTGTATTTtttaggattaaaaaaaaacaaacaaaaaaacatattcaaagattcataaaaaaaaagtaaaaattgtaTTTTCCAAGAatgaaactgcaaaaaaaatctggcaAAATCGATGATTATAagtggaaaaaatattttctttccaAAGATATGTttcctacagtggtatgaaaaagcatcgGAACCTTTtgaaccatcaaatgtgatctgatctttgtcaaaatcacacagatgtaaaaacagtgtctgctttaactaaaaccacccaaacatttataggttttcatattttaatgaggatagcatgcaaacaatcacagaagcggaaaaataagtaagaacTCTCTGCCgaaagagacttaaagagtaaTTGAAAGGAATTTTTACCAAATTGTTATTGTCTTGACGAGAgaaattgtctgatgtgcatcatggctctgtcagaagagctgtctgaagacatgtgatgaaggattgttgatttataaAGTTGGCAAAAAATGCaataccatctctaaaagtctggatgttcatcagtcggtcagataagttgtctacaaatggagagagtttggcattgttgcttctctcccaaagagtggccgtccaccaaagatgacgccaagagatcagtgcagaatactcagagaggtaaaaaaagaaccacaACGTGTCCGCTAaagaatcactggcacagtcctatatctctgcgcacacatcaactatatgtagaactatagccaagaatggtgttcatgggaggactccacgtaggaaaccactgctgtcttaaaaaaaacattgttgctcgtttaatgttcgcaaaaacactctacagaaattttggcaaaatattttgtggactgatggaaccgaagttgaattgtttggaagtaacacacaacgtcatgtgtaaaggaaaaatggaacagctcatcaacaCCTCAGCACCAccgtaaagcatggtggaggaagcatcatagtttggggcttttttgctgcctcagggtctggacaacttgcattcattaatggaagaatgaattcaaaagtttatcaggatgttttgctggaaaacctgaggctgtctgtcagacagttgaagctaaaaagacgaCGGTtgtctgcaacaagacaatgatccaaaacccaAAAGTaagtcaacttcagaatggtttcagaagaacaaaatacacgttctggagtggccaagtcaaaatccagacttgaaccccattgagataccgtggcatgacctaaagacagagaTGCATGCCAGACATTGCAGGaatctgaactacagcagttttgtagagaataatgggccaagattagtcctgattgatgtgccagactgatctgcagctacagcaaACGTCTTGTTGAAGTTATTGCaggcaaaggggggggggggcacataaaatattaaatgtgatggttcacttacttattttttccctcttctgtcattgtttgcatgctatcctcattaaaatgtgaaaatcgataaatgtttgggtggttttagttaaagcagacagtctttttcatcagtgtgattttgacaacgagCAGATCACATtggtgattttacgcagaaatgtgagaaattccaaaaggttcagatactttttcataccactgtacttttatttccagattttttttaaagaatgggtcaatccaattgtttttttaaaaattttttaatttttctttcaaatacatagttttcttcaagaaatcttttctttttgtatagtaaaatcaattttttatGAGTGGAAAGAAGTCAAACGTCTTCCTTTCATCAGTAACAATTATAAACCCTATTCAGAACATGATCCAGTTGACCTATAATAACCTGATTGTGGCTCCTCCCACTCTGCAGCCTGTGCACCATGCTTTCACTGCAGTGGGAGCCTGAAATCATTGCGGTGGCCGTCATGTACCTCGCGGGCCGCCTGTGCAAATTCGACATCCAGGAGTGGACTGCCAAGCAGTCGTCGCGCCGCTGGTGGGAGCAGTTTGTACAGGACGTTCCCGTGGAACTTTTAGAAGGTACCGCCCACTAGATTTTTCCTAATAGGCCAGAAGATACTGTCCAACACAACTGGATGTGTTGCCTTTTAGACATCTGCCATCAAATTCTGGACCTATACTCGCACGGCAACAAGCCCATCCCACAGCAAATGCAGGAAAAGGAGCGGGCGTCCACAGCACCCCCTTTGACCCCAGCGCCTCCAGCACCGCAGTCTGTGGCCGTCCCGCCCCCACCGCCGGCTAAAAAGACGTCCCCTCAGGGCACCAGTCCTGCGCGACAGCTTAAGCGATCACACGTGAGCACTTCATTTGCGCTCTTTTATCATAATTGCGCTAGATGCTAAAATGGATGTTTTGCTTGCAGCCCTCCCCCAAGGAAGAACCAAAGCCTCCAGGTAAGACCATTTCTAAAAAGTAGCACATGATAACACCTGCATTAGATAAAATTGAACAATCTTTCATCCTCAGAACAAGTGGGAGCAAAGATTCCTCGACTGGAGAGTCCCATGCCACCACTACCGACGTCACAACCGCCACCCGGTATGCAAAATAACACAACACAAACACAAAGTgaacatacagtgaggagcagaagtatttgcactagggctgtcaaacgattaaaatttttaatcgagttaattacagcttaaaaattaattaatcgtaattaatcgcaattaatcgcaattcaaaccatctataaaatatgccatatttttctgtaaattatatatatattctttaaaataatttgttgaaatggaaagataagacacaagatggatatatacattcaacatacggtacataaggactgtagtgggcatttcactctgctgtcatttaaatctgtctatgctgtcctcactccgaagcgtctactttttccaaagctggacagctagtgaacgacaccttaataatcagacttcttcctttttcatctgatttattaataaaatggcctcaaaccactgtcctctttagaccgtagtgaaactacaaaaaaaagtacacaagcattgcattagcaacaacgttagcttagcacgctatacaggttcactaaacaaaaacaaaaagcatctcatacaaaaaatataacatttcgcttactaacataatatgtacattctttacaacaaccatactgatggacaaatcttgtccaaggatcatataagcacaacattataatgtaggcgtcagcccgagacatcgtgcagccatattgaactggcaagaaagcaataaaccatgtcgcaaagcgaccacaagagttcgctgttagacagcacaaaaaaacttgCCAAAAGGCAgaaaatactgtctgagcgggacatgtgcgttaattgcgtcaaatattttaacgtgattaatttaaaaaattaattaccgcgcgttaacgcgataattttgacagccctaatttgcacccttttgttattttgcaagttcccccacttagaaaataggtagaggtgtgaaatttcaatcatagatgcatttgcaCTTATAgagactagagctgaaacgaatactcgagcaactcgagtttaaaaactgatccgagtaattttattcacctcgagtaatcgtttattttgacagctctaagcatcacgttttgctcggactacttttaatgcgggacaacgcgctgatgtcacgtgcgtggaggaagaagcaaaaaaaaaaaaaaaaactgcagccaacagccgctacacacgacgccgacgttgctaaatactagcccgcacgatgctacgttggtagcaggtagtgtctgatgaATCTCAtagacaggcatgaaaatctctcacctttcggcgaaattcgccgttttgaagtcaaaaagggcgacctacgtgaattgcgtagatccgaggagaaattctttttgggcggaagggggggggttgggaggttttatttaattattattattataatcatgtgattaacttattacgtaaactgagcacttaagaacacagtcagcaaatccttctagatgcttcgctgacgagaaccaatcatcagcccaagctgcgttccattattccaaacgcgcgtgtacatggagtgctcggagagccttcggttgcattgcaaagctaaaaagcaggccttatccacatcggggcagaccagagcgcagcatacacacttgcctgtatttgccagcagattgaatttggtgagtaatggtttcaatcgttttcacgttttgcgatataaaaaagttactgccattcgttgcagcttgcgttgaacactgccagagctagccaaatctcccatgaaaaaaaatagctcccgttaaattggcgtcaagcttgtgtatttaacggtaatataaacgaagaaacacactgttgagtcaaattaagcggcattctctcggatggagggggcgcctcacatcgctcccgtcgtccgccggagacgcgttattttcggcttggatttgagctgacggccggtgtcggcacaacagcggcccgacgagtggtgggaatgagtcctgcttcttaaagcttttcagaaatacagggatccctcgtttttcgcggttaatggggaccagaacccgccgcaataagtgaaaaccgcgaagtagcggcccccccccaccccatttttttgtgcgtgttcaatgcatttattcagattttacattggaaaaaagatacatatatataagacatgttttttcacttttttcaccaaagtatcatttataaatggttttcaagcacttcaaaatgtaagaattatgataagttttaaacatgttactgccccaccgaattatttttaaacaagaataaagtagttagaaaatgcttggctttattaaaagcttcatagtgagtctactcaaaccctctcaggctttggtaaacggtgattggcacatgtgcaaagtttttctttttatatatatttttttgtttgaagcaacttatttgattgaataataaagacacaaatgtcctagccaaaatgtggcccaaacgcaaaacattacttaaatggaaacatttgtttcaatcaagaaaaatagttttcaaatgctttttttgtctcaaatttattattgcaatcaaaaacttttttttttttttaattgaagctactttttgggattaaaagtatgtactgtattttgattgaagcaactttgtttttgatagaagtaactttgttttttgattgaataataaaaacacaaatctaactccatcgttattgagtgagaaagaaattaagaaagctttaaaactaaaagccaccggggagtctgtttgtttttttaaatatttatatttcattacatagacatgcatcgtagggaagggagattgagggataaaaaaaaggagttagatgaggctgctaaaggcagtggatacctcatcagctgggtgaatagcagacctggtaagaacaagtttgcaaggatagtcgggtattaaatccaattatgaacacaattacaatgttatttttctataagatttttatgtcattgctttattaatcattaggtgctagagttgttaagtatggataataatgaaataatagttttaagaaaactgctgttggtggctcagtgaccatctgatgtggtttgttctcagatgaacaagttgaggaagaagttttgatgcagaggttgaaggaagaaaagaggcagactgactgagtcacagccagaaagtgttgatgacagttttgatttctattcactgttgccccctcccaattaaagtatgtcacagtcgcagccaattattatctaaagctggttaaaattgaagttctgttgttttaaggtgtattaaatacttgttcatgtgccccttttgatctacgagcacccacccctccaccggtctctgcatggccctgctgaaacacagtgtgggtcgacagagctcaatattttgttggggtatacaatacagtgtactggaatatatttcctccacacccttcttacctttttaacccctgacccattttcatgcctgcatagagatcacatgtatgttgaactagatgcgaaatgacagactctgccgcgtctgggcagtgttagtaaacagccgccattttaaagcagctgagcgctaagtgctaataaagagcgctaagcgctaataaataagattaacgttactgtcactaggtcAAGTAACATtagcctgcggagggctaggtttctattaattatgaccattttcgatgcgtggctaacgtgtcttacatacaggctttaacataacattgcgttgtggagtgatgaggttgtaaaataaaaactcaataatgctaactatcaattttagctcagtagttatttctggataaaacaccaagtagcactggtccctaatgtgttccaatacagcctgtatcatacatttattttgaacaatgcaaaaactcaaaatcctatcaggacttacagtttagactaacttaaaacttaactagaacttaaaaatggcttgacacaaatagaaattcaattgaaacacgtgggaaaaaatcctaactttgaagtgatgtgtgttatcaagcgtaacggcatttttaggtaagaaatatatatatatatttttttatttattattttttttaaatacgatctaaaggttttttgagtgaaagcagtgaattagtcttttttattctagttacatctgagatgcaattgttggctgttttcaacaatatacatcgaaaataaagacattgactgaaaatggttcaagattagatgaaatgtcttgttttctcatatatatttataattgctcttcacctaaaaatatatttgttttatccgattaatcgataaaattttcagtcgattactcgattactaaaatattcgatagctgcagccctaatagagacataatcttttttaaaaaatgtacatttatgattttttttacttatttatctgtaatttactggggttcgtaagtaagtaaaaaaaaaaaaaaaaaagtccacctttagccTATTAGTAACCAACCACACACTACGcgtttgagctcattattgtcacctatgcaccccacagtcagtcataaccagttttgggcacgttactttaaaaaagtaattagttacattactcactacttcttccaaaaagtaactgaattaGTAACTAATCGTAAAAgtgactatttccgttactttaaaaagaacttgttgcatgtcaaagaatttcgaattttctgagcagtattcgagtcagtggaatagagaagaactgacgggtagttaacttgttaggtgcttcagcagatttgaattgcttaccacagatgtcgacaaaagctttgccccgggacataaattacacattacatgcaggttctttcctttaatttcggcaaacttgaaatagtgtctatatctccacctcttacaatttttcttctgaatgcgctgccatcccgaccctgtgcatctgttttgcgtgtgtgtgtttgctgcacgcgctgttccggtttgcttgtaaaatcaccggctctgattggcttaccacgacacatgactctaaccctcagccaatcacaatcacttccatcgcatctctcgaggggctgcatttaggtaggctcgtttcccgacaattcacgtcaccttcaaagagtctgccgtcctcaagatggaagcagaattattgctggctgacagtgggagatgggaacgaggctagcatcaggtgtagcaaacacagaaacgttaccaaactttggaaagcattgtctaattgaatgagcagggacaaacagcttggagttagAAGTACATGCGCTATTctggaacctgaacgcaccccaagtcttggatgacaaatcaacagagcagagagtcgactcgacacggctgatagtttcttcaatttattcagggtaagtaacgcaccgcttttgaccgtcagtaacggtaacggcggaaaaagtaattagttagattaccccgttactgaaaaaataacgccgccaGCACTGGTCATaacccaactgctaccatgggcaaggccAGAGAActtttgaaagacaccagataaaaaaatgttgagctccacaaagctggaaaagactGAGACAACTGGAAAGCATCTTGGTGAGAAAAAAATCGACAGTTGCAGTaactgttagaaaatggaaaaggctaaacgtgATTGATAATTTACCTCGGACTGgttctccatgtaaaatcttccctcgtggggcatcactcatgatgagaaaagtgtgggctcagcctagaacaaggcaggagctggtcaatgacctgaagtgagctggatgcacagtttcaaagccactgtcagtagaacactgcggtgcaatggtttaaaatcatgcattgctcagaaggttccccttttgaagccagtacattcgAAAGCCCGGCTGAAGTTCGCCAGGGACGATCTGAATGATGCAAAggggtcatgtggtcagatgagaccaaagtagaactttatgGTGCTAACTTTACTCGttgtgtgtggaagaaaaaggacatgtacaatcccaagaacaccatccccactgtgaaatatgctcatgcattggggctgctttttggcaaaggggacaggacgactacTGTacgaagcagaggatgaatggtgaaatgtatcgtcagattttgagccacaaccttctTCCCTTAGTCAGAGGTTTGAAGATGAGTCagagctggatcttccaacatgtcagtgatccgaagcacacagccaagctgaccaaggagtggctgcgtaaaaagcatatcaaggttctggagtggcctagccagtctccagacctcaatccaatagaaaatctttagaTGGCGctgaaactttgtgtttctcaacgacagcccagaaacctgtcagatctagagaagatttgtgtgtagGAATCGGCCAAAATCCCTACTTCCATATGTGATTGTAATTTcaaaaacaaaggcttctgcactaaatattagcactgattttctcaggaatacaaatacttatgaaccccagtaaaatgcaaattgttgaaaaatcatacaatgtgagttccgatttttttttttttttttacattattgcaTTTTCACTTATAGAGACGTAATGTAATGAATctctgattgaaatttcaggcctctacctattttctaagcgggtgaacttgcaaaatcgcaaggggtgcaaatacttctgctcctcgctGTACATCGAAAGAttcctgccaaccctcccagtcaaaatcttCTATGTTTAAATTCaaagaaacacatttttttacctgatttttttggtttgtttttctcTCCCAGACCGCAAACCCGCCGCCCCCGCTCCACCCGCCGAAGCGGAACCCCCTAGCGAAGCGGCCCCACCACCCCCCCACGCGCCGCCGCCCAACCAGCCCCCTCCCCTTCCCCACCGGCCTCCGCCTCCACCGCCCTCCAACTACGTCATGTCCACCAGCAGCTCGTACATGTCGGGCGAGGGCTTCCAGAGTCTCCAATCCATGATGAAGACAGAAGCGCCCGCCTACGTGCCCCCCATGCCACCCGCCTATGCGCCCCCTATGCCACCTTACCACGTCTACCCGCCACCTACCGCTCCGCCCCCTGCGCATCCTCCCCCTGCCGGTTACCCGCCACCCACCATGCCCCCTAGCTACCCTCCTCCAGGCTACACCGGCTTCCCCCCACCGCCGCACATTCCCCCGCCCGTCATCGGTTACCCACCTCCGCCCGTTCCCCAAGGCCAACCGCAGGTACCTCTCCCTCCTCCGCCCGGCATGCCCATGAATCGGACCGGCTGGATGAGATGATCCTCAGCCAAAACATCCtaaaaatggcgccattttagttTATTCTTACTTAATTCTTAATTTCTGTCACTCCTTGGAAGAAAAATCACATCTATGTATATAGCATTGTTCAAAGTGCATATTTTGGATTCCTTCATTTCATGAAAGAAAGCCTTTTccactaaaataaaaatttaagcaTCTTATCAGCATGATTGAGGTGGAATGTCTGGAAGTGAAGCCTTAATTCAGAAGTCGGCAACCCTTTGGCTATTGATCATGTCACCCAGTGAAAGATGATGAGGATTGAGACTGTTGTGGACCAATTTTACCATTAGAGGGCAATACGTATTGGTAAATAAACAAGAAATCAAAGCTGTAAAACAATTTCCATGTTATGAAATTGGAAAACAAAATTGTGCGTAAACTGTTTTCGAGTTTGCCTAGCCCAAATTTAAACCATTCCTGGACAAGATGCGAAGACACTAGGAAGCCTGCTGCATTAGCCCACGAGTACGTACGAGGCGGCCATGTTGGAGATGTCGCATGTTCCCGTCGAAGGTTTGCACGGAATTGAAAAGTAAGTCGTAACTTGTCTATTTCAATTTTAGTTTTGTGGCTTGTAAAAGTATAGTTTCTTAACGATTTTTATGAAGA carries:
- the ccnk gene encoding cyclin-K: MLKAASAGPSSAVASPQPMKDPKENAAIGPQAMLDHIKPCWYWDKKDLAHTPSQSEGLDPGTEARYRREGARFIFDVGTRLGLHYDTLATGIIYFHRFYMFHSFKQFPRYVTGACCLFLAGKVEETPKKCKDIIKTARSLLNDVQFAQFGDDPKEEVMVLERILLQTIKFDLQVEHPYMFLLRYVKQLKGEKNKVCKVLQMAWTFVNDSLCTMLSLQWEPEIIAVAVMYLAGRLCKFDIQEWTAKQSSRRWWEQFVQDVPVELLEDICHQILDLYSHGNKPIPQQMQEKERASTAPPLTPAPPAPQSVAVPPPPPAKKTSPQGTSPARQLKRSHPSPKEEPKPPEQVGAKIPRLESPMPPLPTSQPPPDRKPAAPAPPAEAEPPSEAAPPPPHAPPPNQPPPLPHRPPPPPPSNYVMSTSSSYMSGEGFQSLQSMMKTEAPAYVPPMPPAYAPPMPPYHVYPPPTAPPPAHPPPAGYPPPTMPPSYPPPGYTGFPPPPHIPPPVIGYPPPPVPQGQPQVPLPPPPGMPMNRTGWMR